In the genome of Streptomyces violaceoruber, the window GCCGGCGGCACCTTCACCGGCCTCGACGGCCGCCCCGGCCCGCACAGCGGCAACGCGGCGGCGTCGAACGGCCGGCTCCACGACGAACTGCTCGGGTATCTCAACCAGCGCTACTGAGCGCCCGCCGACTCGCCCTCCGCGCCCTCTTGTTGACCCCCGCTTTACCTGCCACTCTGAGAGTTCCCTCACTTGTGAACTTGTGAATCCATGAACTAACTCATGGATCACCGGCAGGAGGTGGCTCCACCCATGCTCGTCCGCGAAGTCATGAGCACGGTCGTCCTCACCATCGGTCCCGCCCACACGCTCCGCCAGGCCGCCGCCCTGATGTCCGCACGCCGCGTCGGCGCGGCCGTGGTGTACGACCCCGACGCCGGCGGCATCGGGATCCTCACCGAACGCGACGTCCTGGTCTCCGTCGGCCGGGGCCAGGACCCGGACACCGAGCGCACCCACAGCCACACCACCACCGACGTCGTCTTCGCCGCCCCGACCTGGACCGTGGAGGAGGCGGCGGGCGCGATGGCGCACGGCGGCTTCCGCCACCTCATCGTCCTGGACGGCGGCGAGCCCGTCGGGATCGTCTCGGTGCGCGACATCATCCGCCGCTGGGCACCGGCGCGCTCCCCGCACAACGCCCCGGCGGTGACCGCCTGACTGGGCTCTGACGGGCACTGGCCGGCCCGGGCGAGGTGCGGGCCGGCACCGGTCACCGGCCCGCACGAACCGCGCCTCTTGGCCAATGCCGCCCCGGTTCCCACAATGGACAGTGTCTAATTCGAGCAGGACTCCAAAATCACACCCATTCGGGACCTGGTCCCCCTTGCTGTTAGGCTGATGTGTATGAGTGACCTTTTGGAACGGCTGCGCGGGCGCGGCTGGCGCATGACCGCGCAGCGGCGGGTCGTGGCCGAGGTCCTCGACGGCGAACACGTCCACCTGACGGCCGACGAGGTGCACTCCCGGGCCGTGGACAAGCTCCCCGAGATCTCCCGGGCGACGGTCTACAACACCCTGGGCGAGCTGGTCTCGCTCGGCGAGGTGCTGGAGGTCGCGACGGACAAGCGCGCCAAGCGCTACGACCCGAACGCGCACCGGCCGCACCACCACCTGGTCTGCGCGCGCTGCGGCGCGATCCGCGACGTGCACCCGACCGGCAACCCGCTGGCCGACCTGCCCGACTCGGAGCGCTTCGGCTTCACGGTGTCGGACGTCGAGGTGACGTACCGCGGCACCTGCCCGAACTGCGCGGCGGCGTGAGCAGGGATTTGCCTCACGTCTTCATCGTGACGTAGTGTTCCATTCATCGACGCGGGGTGGAGCAGCTCGGTAGCTCGCTGGGCTCATAACCCAGAGGTCGCAGGTTCAAATCCTGTCCCCGCTACTGAAGGCCTGGGGCCGGGATCCGCAAGGATCCCGGCCCCAGGTGCATCCTGACCGCGTTCGGCGGTCCCCCGCCGCAGCTGCGGGCCATCGTGCCGGTGCCGCCCGAAGCGGGACGCGTCACGCCGACAGCTCCTGCCGCAAAGCGTCCCGCAGCCGAGCCGCCCGCTCCCCCACCTCCCGCGGCCCCAGCGACACCGCGAGGTCCGCCCACCGCTGCCCCTCTGCCAGCTCCCCCCGCCGCGCACAGACCAGCGCCAGCCGCAGCGCCGCCCGCCCGTGCCCGGCGTCGGCCGCCCTGCGCCACCACACGACGGCCTCGGGCTCGCTCCCTTCGCGGGCCAGCAGCAGCCCCAGGTTGAACGCACCGTTGCGGGACCCGGCCTCGGCCGCCTCGCGGTACCACCGCGCGGCCTCCACCACGTCGCCCCGCGCCGCGGCGAGCATCCCGACCCGCACCTGCGCGCGCCGGTGCCCCTGGGAGGCGGCCCGCTCGTACCACTCCTCGCACTCGGACTTGTCCTGCGCGGGCTCACCCAGCTCGTGCGCGGGCTCCGGCGGCCGACGCGCGTCCAGCACCGTCGCCAGCCGGTACGCGGCCTCCGCGCTGCCGCCCCCGGCCGCACAGCGCAGGAACCGCTCCGCCTCTTGCTCGTCCCCGCCGCGCAGCCGCGCCATCCCGACCTGGAGCGCCGCCTCGGTGTGCCCGGCGGCGGCGGCCCGCTCGTACCAGCGCAGCGCCGCCCGCTCCTCGCTCCGCCCGGCGTGCAGGATCCCGAGGTTGAAGGCGGCGTCGACGCTGCCCGCCTCGGCGGCCTTGGAGAACCACGGCTCGGCGCCGCTCTCGTCCCCGGCGCGCAGCAGCAGGATGGCCAGCGCGTTGGAGGCCTCCCGGTGCCCGGCGTAGGCGGCCCTCCGGTACCACTGCTCGGCCTGCGTGGTGCGGCCCTGCTCGGCGCAGAGCAGCCCGAGGTTGTACGCCCCGTTGTCGTCGCCCGCGTCCATCGCGGCCCGGTACCAGCGCTCCGCGGTCTGGGTCTCGCCGCGCTCGGCGTGCAGCGCGCCCAGGGCGTTGGCGGCGTTGCCGTCGCCGTCCTGGGCGGCGCGCAGCCACCACACGGCGGCGCTCTCGGTGTCCCCGGCGTCCCGCAGCAGGAAGCCGAGCGCGCAGGCGGCGCGGGCCTCGCCGTCCTTGGCGGACGTGAGGTACCAGCGGCCCGCCTCCTTGAGCTCGCCGCGCTTCTCCAGGATCGTCCCCAGGTGCAGCGCGCCGCGCCGGTGACCGCGCGCGGCGGCCTGCCGGTACCACTGCTCGGCCTCGTCGGCCGCGCGTGCGGCGGCCTTGTCGTCGCCGTCCCGCCCGGCCCGCCGGTCCAGCGTCCGCGCCAGCCGGTACGCCGCTTCCCGGTGCCCGCGTTCGGCCGCGGCCCGCATCCACCGCTCGGACCCGGTGTCGTCGCCGCGGTGCTCCAGCAGGTCGGCGAGCGCGTAGGCGCCCAGCACGTGCCCCTGTTCCGCGGACTGGCACAGCCAGTACTCGGCGGCGGGCTCGTCCCCGCGTTCCCGGAAGTGCCGGCCGAGCGCGTGCGCGGCGGCGGCGGATCCGGCGACGGCGGCGATGCGCCACCAGCCGGCGGCCTCGTCGGCGTATCCGCGCTGGTGCAGCAGGACGCCCAGGTTGTTGGCGGCGGCCCGGTCGCCGGCCGCGGTGGCGGCACGCAGGTGCGACTCGGCTGCGTCGAAGTCGCCACGGCGCAGCAGCATCGCGCCGAGCACGCTCATCGCCTCGACGTCACCACAGTCGACGGCGAGCCGCAGGCGCACTTCCTCGGCGGCCTCGTCGGCGGCTTCCTGAGCCTCGTCCGTGGCCTCCTCCTGACCGGAAAGCTGACCGGAAGGCTGCGCAAAACGCCCTGTCCCGAACAGATTTGCCATGTCCCCCATAACGTTCATCGTCGCACCACCCGCAACCTCGGTACATCCGGTATACCGCAGTCAGTGAGGTCACTTCAGCGTTTTGTCGACATGCCCACAGGGAGACAAGTCAAACACAGATCTGCCCAACTCCCCTTGGCGGCGCGGCCGTCGCGTTCTCCGGTACATGCGTTCGCACATCACGAAGGCCCGGATTCCTTGTGGGAATCCGGGCCTTCGTGGTCGCTCGCACACAGCTCACGACTTCAGTAGCGGGGACAGGATTTGAACCTGCGACCTCTGGGTTATGAGCCCAGCGAGCTACCGAGCTGCTCCACCCCGCGCCGTTGTGTTCACAACCCTAGCACGGCGCGGGATGGGCTTTGACCAGCTGGAACAACGGTCCGATGCGACCGGACGGTCAGCCGGTGTCCGCTCCGCCACCGGCATCACCGGTCGGTGTCGCGTCCGGACCGGCCTTGTCGCTCCCGGCCTTGTCACCGCTGTTCTTGTCACCGGCGTTCTTGTCGTCGCCGTTCTTGCCGCCGGCGCCCTGGTCGGCCTTGGCCTGTGCGTCCTCGGCCCGCTGGAGTGCCTCCTCGAGGTCCTTCTGCGCCTCGGCGTACGCGGCCAAGTCCTTCTGCTCCAGGGCCTTCTGCCCGGCGTCGAAGGCCTTCTGCGCGTCGCTCAGCGCTTCCCGGACCGTGGGGTTGGTGGACGTCGGTGGCGGCTCGGTCGTGTCGTCGCCCTCGTCCGGTGGCTGCTCGGTCTCGGCGGCCTGCGCTCCGAAGACCTTGTTGAGGGCCGCGTCGAGCGTGTTCTCGAAGGCGGTGTTGCCCCCGTAGCTCACCAGAACCTTGCGCAGCAGCGGGTACTTGAGGTCGCCACCGCGCACGTAGACGGGCTCGACGTACAGCAGTCCGCCGTCCAGCGGCACCGTCAGCAGGTTGCCGTACTCCACCTCCGAGTCGCCGCCTCTCAGCAGCCTGATGGACTCGGCGATGTCCTGTTCGGAGTTGAACTGGCTCTGTACCTGTTTGGGCCCGTCGACGGTCGTGCTCGTCGGCAGTTTCAGGATTCTGATCTTGCCGTAGTCGCTGGTGCCCGCCTCGGCGTCGACCGCCATGAACGCGCTGAGGTTGTCACGCCCGTTGGGTGTGAACGTCGTCGTCAGCGAGAACGCCTGCGCCTTCTGGTCCGGCATCTTCATGCTCAGGTAGTACGGCGGCACCGCGTCGCCCGACTTATTGGTCGGGTCGTCCGGCACCTGCCACACCTCGCTGCCGCTGAGGAACGTGTTGGCGTCCTTCACGTGGTAGCGCGTGAGCAGCTCGCGCTGGACCTTGAACAGGTCCTGCGGATAGCGCAGGTGGGCCATCAGCTCCTTGGAGATCTCGCCCTTGTCCTGCACCGTGCCCGGGAACGCCTTCTTCCAGGTCTTCAGGACCGGGTCCTGGGTGTCCCACTCGTAGAGCTTCACGTCACCGCTGTACGCGTCGACGGTCGCCTTCACGGAGTTGCGGATGTAGTTGACCTGGTTCTGCTGGGCCACCACCGCGCGCGAGTTGTTGTTGGCGGTCAGCGAGTCGGCCGTGGTGTCGCCGAGCGTCGTACGGGAGGCGTACGGATAGCCGTTCGTCGTCGTGTACGCGTCGACGATCCACTGGATGCGGCCGTCCACCACCGCCGGATACGCGTCGCCGTCGATGGTCAGCCAGGGGGCGACCGCCTCGACGCGCTCCTTGGGCGTGCGGTTGTAGAGGATCCGCGAACCGTCGCCGATCGCGCCGGAGTAGAGGATCTGCGGCTCGCTGAACGCGGCCGCGTACGCCGCCCGGTTGATCGGGTTGGACAGGTCGACGCCGCCGTCGCCCTTGTAGCTGAAGGTCTTCTCCCCGGTGTCGTCGGAGTAGTCGATCTCCTTCTGGGGACCGCCGACGATCGAGTAGGTGGTGGTCTTCTCGCCGTAGTAGATCCGCTGCTCGTACTTTCCGAGGTCGCCCTCGGACGGCAGATTGGACTCGGTGAAGACCGGGCGTCCCTCGGAGTCGACCTGGGTGCCCTTCGCCGCGACCACGCCGTAGCCGTGGGTGTAGCGGAAGTGGTTGTTGATCCAGTTCTTCTTCGGGATGCCCGCCAGGTTCAGCTCGCGCAGACCGATGACCGTGTCCTGGTCCTTGCCGTCCTTCGCGTAGCGGTCGACGTCCAGGTTGGTCGGGAACGCGTAGTAGTTACGCATCTGCTGGAGCTGCTGGAACGTCGGCGAGATGATGTTCGGGTCCATGATCCGGACGGAGGCCGCGGCGTCCGCGTCGTCACGGAGCTTGGTCTTATCCTTGGTCTCGCTCTTGCCCGGGTACTCGGCGACCTGGGTGCCCTCGATGCCGTACGCGTCGCGCGTGGCCGCGAGGTTCTTCTCGACGTACGGCGCTTCCTTGGCCTGCTCGTTCGGCTGGACCTGGAACTTCTGGACCAGTGCCGGGTACAGGCCGCCGATGAGGATCGCGGAGAGCACCATCAGGCCGAAGCCGATCACGGGCAGCTGCCAGGTGCGCCGCCACAGGGTGGCGAAGAACAGCAGGGCGCAGATGACCGCGATGCAGAACAGGATCGTCTTGGCCGGCAGGTAGGCGTTGGCGTCGACGTACCTGAGGCCCGTCCAGTTGTCGGTGGCCTTGAAGTCGCTGGACTTCACGGCGAGGCCGTACCGGTCGAGCCAGTAGGCGACCGCCTTGAGGGCGACGAAGACTCCGAGGAGCACCGAGAGGTGCCCGGTGGCCGCCGCCGTGGCGCGCGCGCCCGGGCTGGTGACGCGGAGTCCGCCGTACAGGTAGTGGGTCAGCGCGGCGGCGATCACGGAGATGATCACGGCTGCGAAGCCGAAGCCGAGCAGGAACCGGTACCAGGGCAGGTCGAAGGCGTAGAAGGAGACGTCCAGCTTGAACTGGGGGTCCTTCTGCCCGAAGGGCACGCCGTTGACCCACATCAGCCAGGTCCGCCACTGGCCGGACGCCGAGGCGCCGGCGATCAGGCCGACCAGGGCGGTGATGCCGAGCAGCAGCCACTTCTTGTACGGGGCGATGCCCATCCGGTACCGGTCGAGGTTCTGCTGCTCCATCGACATGGCGCTCAGCGGCGGGCGCAGGCGGTGGGCCAACCAGATGTTGAACCCGACGGCGAGCGCCATCAGCAGGCCGAAGACGAAGAAGAGACCGATCTTGGTCCACAGGGTCGTCGTGAACACCGACGAGTAGTGGACCGACCTGTACCAGAGCCAGTCCGTCCAGAATCCCGCGAACATGGTGAACGCCATGGCGAGCACGGCGAGGACACCAAGTGTCAGCAGCAGGGTTCGGACACGCCGGGACGGGCGGCCCACTCTGATCCGCGGCCCCGTCGGGGGGCCTCCGCCGCGGTCCGGCATCTGGAAAGCCAAGGTGCGCACCTCGAAGTTCGCTGTTGATCCGTCAGGCCCTCGGGTTCGCGGGCCCCCCGTGCGCCCCCGTGATCGCGGGCCCACACTTATGCAACTTACTCATCGTTTACTCGGTTCCCGATTCCGGCCATGAACGAGGCAGGATTGTGACCATGTCCAACACCCCCATGGCAGCGAGCCCCCTCACCCGGGCCGTACTCGAGATCGACGAGTACGTCTCCGGCCTCGGCTGGGACCAGCCCGCACGCCTCTTTGCACTTGTCGACACCGCACGGCTGCGGGCCGACCAGCCCTCGCTCGCGGACCGGCTCGGTCTGCGGGAGGAGCCGGAGTCCTCCGGCCTCACCCCGATCGAGCAGGACGAAATTCCAACGGACCAGGCGCTCGACGAGTTCCTGGGCACCATCGCCTGGCCCGACTCCGTGGTCGGCTGCGCGCTCGCCGTGGAGCGCCTGATGCTGCCGCCCTCGGCCGAGGCCCAGGTGCCTTCGGGCCTGAACGAGAAGAAACTCGCGCAGTGGGTGGCGGAGCACCCGGACCGTCAGGAGGTCCGCATGACGGTCGCGGTCCTGCGCGACGGCAGCCGCGACTCGGCCCTGCGGCTGCGGGAGAAGGACACGGCCACGGAGGTCCTGACCGGTTCCGACCTGGTGCCGGGTCTGGCCGCGGCGCTGACGGCGACCTTCGAGGAGTAGTCCCGCCGGACGCGGGACGGCTGTGCGGGGGCTACCCCCGCGTGCACTTCGGCAGGTCGGCGGTCTTTCCGGAACGGATGTCCTTGAGCGCGCCGAGGGCGTCGTCGATGGTGTCCACCTTCACGAGGGTGAGCCCGTCGGGGGTGTCCTCGGCGGCCGCCGCGCAGTTGTCCGCGGGCGTCAGGAAGTACTGGGCGCCCTTGTCGTGCGCGCCGATGGTCTTCATGCCGATGCCGCCGATCGGGCCGACCTTGCCGTTGTCGTCGATCGTCCCGGTGCCGGCGACGAACTTGCCGCCGGTGAGGTCGCCGGGGGTGAGCTTGTCGTAGATGCCGAGGGCGAACATCAGACCGGCGCTCGGGCCGCCGACGTCGGCCAGCTTGATGTCGATCTCGAACGGGAACGTGTGGTCGGTTCCGGCGGAGATCCCGACGACGGCGCGCTGCGCGCCCGCGTCCTGGGAGGTCTCGGTCCTGATGGTGATCTTCTGGGTCTTCGTCGCCGTCCGGCCCTCCTTCTCCGCGGCGGCCTGCTCCTTGGCGGGCACGATCGTGAAGACGGTGTCCTGTCCCGGCTCGTGCTTGGTCACCAGCTCGGCGACGTCCGCGGGCTTCTTGACGGTCGTGCCGTCCACGGCCTTGATCACGTCGCCGGCGTGCAGCCGGCCCTGCGACGGGGAGTCCTTGACGACCGCGGAGACGACCACCCAGGACTTCACCGGGATGTCGAGCGCCTTCAAGGCGGCGACCTTCGCGCTCTCCTGGGACTGGCTGAACTCCTCGGCGTTCTCCTGGGTGGCCTCTTCCTCGGTCTTGCCGTCCGGGTAGAGGGTCTCGTGCGGCACCACGCTGTTGTCGTGTGCCAGCCAGCCGTAGACGGCCTCCACGAGGTTCATCCGGTACTCGGCGCTGGTGACCCGGACGGTGGTCATGTTCAGATGACCGCTCGCCTCGTAGGTCTTGTGACCGGAGATCTGGAGCACCGGCTCGCCGTCGTGGTCCCCGAGGGTGTTCACCGTCGGCCCGGGCGACATCTCCGAGTACGGCACGGGGATGAAAACACCCGCGCACAGGAGCGCGATCAGCATCAGGGTGGAGGCGAGCATCGTCGCGGTGCGGCGTGGCATGGCACGACAGTACGGGACGCGGCTGTCGGAACACCGTCAGGGCGGCCGTCGCCGGACGGCCGTCGGGCGGCGGTCAGGCACCCGTGCGGGGCTTCTCCATGGCCTCACGGAACCGGGCGTACCCGTCCAGCTCGGGGCCGTCGCTCCGCGCCCTGCGGGTCCGGTTTGCCCAGCTTCCCCACAGGCCCGCACCGACAGCGGCCACCAGTGGAATCAGCAACCAGGCAAGCGCTCCCATGCCGACCTCCCAACCCCATGAGTGTCCGCGACTGACTGATCAGCAGATTAACCATTCGCAGTGACAACGCTCACGCCGGGGGGCGGGTTACGCAACCGGAGGTGTGTCCCGGCGAAGGCGCTACGCGCCCACCCATTCCTCGGTTCCGTCGGAGAACGTCTGGTGCTTCCAGATGGGCACCTCGTGCTTGAGGTCGTCGATCAGCTTGCGGCAGGCGTCGAAGGCCTCGCCCCGGTGCGGGCAGGACACGGCGACGACCACCGCGAGGTCCCCGACCTCAAGGTCACCCACACGGTGCAGTGCCGCGAGCGCCCGTACGGGGTACTCCGCGACGACCTTCTCCGCGATCCGGCGCATCTCCGCCTCGGCGCTCGGGTGGCACGAGTACCCGAGCCGGTCGACGTCGGTGCCGCCGTCGTGGTTGCGCACGGTCCCCACGAACAGCGCGGTGCCGCCCGACGCGTCGTCCCCGACCGCGCCGAAGACCTCGTCCACGGACAGGGGCGTCTCACGGATGCCGATCAGCTTCACGGGGTCCGCTGCGGCCCGCTCGCCGGGGTGGTCGTTCGTGGTTGCCATGCGCCCATCGTGCCCCACGGCGCCGACGACGCGGAATAGCGTGATCGCCCGGCACGCGCGCGTGCCGCGTTGGAGCCTCCTACAGAGGCAGCCGCCCCCCGGGATTGTCCTCAGATGCGGCGCCGTGCCTTGCGCGCGCGACGCACCACCGCGGCCGCGCCCAGCAGCGCCACCGTCGCGCCCGCGGCGCCCGCCGCCGTCGCGTCCTTGCGCCCGAGACGCCGGCCGGCGACCGTGTGCCGGCCCGAGACCTCCTCGAGCAGCTCCGCCAGGACCTCCTCGTTCGTGTGCTTCGGACGCCATCCGGCATCGTGCAGGCGGCTGCCGCTGACGACCCAGGGGTACATCGTGTACGCCAGGTCCCCGGCCGGGGAGGGCGTCAGGCCGATCCGGTGCAGCCGGGCCGCCGCGCCGAGCGCGACCGCGGAGGGCAGCTCCATCCGCCGGATGCCGCTGAGCTCCTCGACCTCCTCCTGCTCCAGCCAGCCGTCGCACCCGACGGCCAGCTCTCCGTCGGCCTTCTCCAGGACGGCGTACTCCAGGGCACTGCACAGGTCGTCGACGTGGCAGAACTGCCAGGCGGGCCGCGATCCGGCCACGACCAGCAGTCGGGGTGACTCGAAGTACCTGGTCAGCGCGGTGTCCATGCCTCCGACCAGTACGGCGGGCCGCACCACGGTGACGTTCAGGCCGGGGTGGGCCCGGGGTGCGCGCCGCGCGAGCCGCTCGATCTCCAGCAGGTCTCCGACACCCGTGGCCTCGGCCGTGGCACGCAGCTCGGCGTCCTCGGACAGCGGCAGCTCGTTGTCCGGGAGTGCGCCGTAGACCATCGCGGAGGTGCACAGCACCACCCGGTGCACGCCGGCCGCCGCGGCGGCGGTCAGGACGGTCTGCGTCCCCCGGACGTTGTAAGCCGTCCGGGCGGCCGCGTCGGTCTCCAGGTCGAGGTCGAGCGCCAGGTGCACCACGACGTCCGCACCACGCAGTTTCTCGGCGATGGCCGGGTCCCGTACGTCCAGGATCTGCCACTGCGCCGCCTCGCACCCGCCGCGCCGCTCGTCGATGGCCACGACCTGTCTGACCTCGTCGGACGCGGCGAGCCGCGCGGTGAGCAGTGCCCCCACCCCGGACGCGGCGCCGGTGACCGCGACGACGGGTCCGCGCGCGCCGGGGCGTGCGGAGCTGGTTGACTGGTTTCGCGCTGCGCGAACCTGCGGATCTGGGGAACTCACCGGGCGTCTCCAGAGGTTGTCTTCAGTACGAGCGCGAGCGACGCGTGCGTACCAGGTGGCATCCATCCTGCCGCAGGCCGTCAGTCGGCGAAGCACCGAGGCCCGATCGGCTTCGGGTGTCTACGCTGGGTGGTGAAGTCGGGCAGCCGTGCCGCCGGAAAGAACCGGCGGCCCTACCAGCCGAGGAACCCCGTGAGTGACACCCCATTCGGATTCGGCCTTCCGCCGGAGGAGCCGGACGACGGCGACGAGGGCAAGAAGAAGGACCAGCAGAGCGGCGGTGGTCAGGGACCGGCCAACCCGTTCGGTTTCGGGATGTCCGGAGCCGGAGGCCTGGGCGGCCCCGGCGCGGACAACCCGTTCGCTGCCATGTTCGGTTCCATGAACCCCAACGACCTGGGCGCCGCGTTCCAGCAGCTGGGCCAGATGCTCTCCTACGAGGGCGGCCCGGTGAACTGGGACATGGCCAAGCAGATCGCCCGCCAGACGGTCTCCCAGGGCACGCCGGACGGCCGCAAGGACGCCAGCGTCGGTCCCGCCGAGCGCAATGCCGTCCAGGAGGCGGTGCGCCTGGCCGATCTGTGGCTGGACGACGCGACGGCCCTGCCGTCGGGCGCGGGTACCGCCGTGGCCTGGAGCCGCGCGGAGTGGGTCGAGGCGACCCTGCCCGCGTGGCGCGAGCTGGTCGACCCGGTCGCCGAGCGCGTCGGCAACGCCATGGGCGACGTGCTGCCGGAGGAGATGCAGGCCATGGCCGGCCCGCTGATCGGCATGATGCGGTCCATGGGCGGCGCCATGTTCGGCACGCAGATCGGGCAGGCCGTCGGCGTGCTCGCCGGCGAGGTCGTCGGCTCGACCGACGTGGGTCTGCCGCTCGGCCCGGCGGGCAAGGCCGCGCTGCTGCCGGCGAACATCGAGTCGTTCGGCAAGGACCTCGGTGTGCCCCAGGAGGAGGTGCGGCTGTACCTGGCGCTGCGCGAGGCCGCCCACCAGCGCCTCTTCGCGCACGTGCCGTGGCTGCGCTCGCACCTGTTCGGTGCCGTCGACGGCTACGCCCGTGGGATCAAGGTCGACACGGCCAAGCTGGAGGACGTGGTCGGCCAGTTCGACCCGCAGAACCCCGAGCAGCTGCAGGAGGCTCTCCAGCAGGGCATGTTCCAGCCGGAGGACACGCCGGAGCAGAAGGCGGCCCTGGCCCGGCTGGAGACCGCTCTCGCGCTCGTCGAGGGCTGGGTGGACGCGGTGGTGCACACCGCCGCGAAGCCGCGCCTGTCCTCCGCCGACGCGCTGCGCGAGACGCTGCGCCGCCGTCGCGCCTCGGGCGGTCCCGCCGAGCAGACGTTCGCGACGCTGATCGGTCTCGAGCTGCGCCCGCGCCGGCTGCGCGACGCCTCCCGCCTGTGGGCGTCCCTGACGGACGCGCACGGTGTCGACGGCCGGGACGGGCTGTGGGCCCACCCGGACATGCTGCCGACCGCGACCGACCTGGACGACCCGGACGGCTTCGTGCACCGTGAGCAGCTCGACTTCTCCGAGCTGGACAAGATGCTCGGCGAGGCGGCGGGCAAGCCCGATCTGAAGAAGAAGGACGAGGGCGACCGGGGCGAGAACCGGTCCGCCGACCGGGACGAGCCCAAGGGCGACGACGGCGAGTGAGCCTCCACGACGACGCGGTCCTGTTCCTGAAGGCGTACGAGGGCCAGGACGAGCTGCGGCAGGTCTACCTGGACCATCTCGCGACGCACCCGGACGGGATGTGGAAGGCGTGCGCGGACGGACACGTCACGGCGAGCGCCTTGGTGATCGATCCGTCGCGCGAGCGGGTCCTGCTCACCCTGCACAAGAAGTTGCGCATGTGGCTGCAGATGGGCGGTCACTGCGAGCCGGTGGACGAGACGCTGGCCCGGGCGGCCCTGCGCGAGGGCACGGAGGAGTCGGGCATCGCCGGACTGGCCCTGCTGGCCGGCGGCCCCGTGCGGTTGGACCGGCACCACACGCCCTGCGCCTGGCACCTGGACGTGCAGTACGCGGCCGTGGCTCCCCCGGGTGCCGTGGAGGCGATCAGTGACGAGTCGCTCGACCTGCGCTGGTTCCCCTACGCCGAGGTCGCGGACGTGGCCGACGACTCGGTCGTACGCCTGCTGGAGGCGACCCGCGCCCGCCTGTGACCGGTAAGGGGTGGCCGCCATGGCGATCACCCCTTACCGGACCGTGGCGGCCGGGCGGCTCAGCTCCAGACGTTGCCCTGGTTCTGACCGCGGGCCCCGTGCTGCCCCATGCCGTACTGCGCGGCGAGGCCCTGCCCGACCTGGGCGTTCTGCGGCGGCAGCAGCTCGCTGGGCTGGACGAGCGCGAAGCCGCTGCCCATGAAGCTCAGCTCCCAGCCCTCACCGGTGTTCCCGCGGCGCCGCCACACCCCGGAGGAGTGCGTCTG includes:
- a CDS encoding SDR family oxidoreductase translates to MSSPDPQVRAARNQSTSSARPGARGPVVAVTGAASGVGALLTARLAASDEVRQVVAIDERRGGCEAAQWQILDVRDPAIAEKLRGADVVVHLALDLDLETDAAARTAYNVRGTQTVLTAAAAAGVHRVVLCTSAMVYGALPDNELPLSEDAELRATAEATGVGDLLEIERLARRAPRAHPGLNVTVVRPAVLVGGMDTALTRYFESPRLLVVAGSRPAWQFCHVDDLCSALEYAVLEKADGELAVGCDGWLEQEEVEELSGIRRMELPSAVALGAAARLHRIGLTPSPAGDLAYTMYPWVVSGSRLHDAGWRPKHTNEEVLAELLEEVSGRHTVAGRRLGRKDATAAGAAGATVALLGAAAVVRRARKARRRI
- a CDS encoding zinc-dependent metalloprotease, whose product is MSDTPFGFGLPPEEPDDGDEGKKKDQQSGGGQGPANPFGFGMSGAGGLGGPGADNPFAAMFGSMNPNDLGAAFQQLGQMLSYEGGPVNWDMAKQIARQTVSQGTPDGRKDASVGPAERNAVQEAVRLADLWLDDATALPSGAGTAVAWSRAEWVEATLPAWRELVDPVAERVGNAMGDVLPEEMQAMAGPLIGMMRSMGGAMFGTQIGQAVGVLAGEVVGSTDVGLPLGPAGKAALLPANIESFGKDLGVPQEEVRLYLALREAAHQRLFAHVPWLRSHLFGAVDGYARGIKVDTAKLEDVVGQFDPQNPEQLQEALQQGMFQPEDTPEQKAALARLETALALVEGWVDAVVHTAAKPRLSSADALRETLRRRRASGGPAEQTFATLIGLELRPRRLRDASRLWASLTDAHGVDGRDGLWAHPDMLPTATDLDDPDGFVHREQLDFSELDKMLGEAAGKPDLKKKDEGDRGENRSADRDEPKGDDGE
- a CDS encoding NUDIX hydrolase; this translates as MSLHDDAVLFLKAYEGQDELRQVYLDHLATHPDGMWKACADGHVTASALVIDPSRERVLLTLHKKLRMWLQMGGHCEPVDETLARAALREGTEESGIAGLALLAGGPVRLDRHHTPCAWHLDVQYAAVAPPGAVEAISDESLDLRWFPYAEVADVADDSVVRLLEATRARL